One window from the genome of Cryptomeria japonica chromosome 6, Sugi_1.0, whole genome shotgun sequence encodes:
- the LOC131068714 gene encoding linamarin synthase 1-like, whose product MITSLPGNIPALWPSDLISFYREQFSSTKRCYMNHECVTRGTMCLSTPLKNWKGREAAAALSIKGCPSMSIGPVFLPNFLGGENSTLSNMSMWEEDDSCLHWLDELALGLEQSGHAFLWVLRSDIAQRQAVVLPEGLEERTKDRALFVKWTPQLKVLGHPSIRQRCMDFKDVDIDDGRLMRREEIKSAVVSVMESEELQKKAAELKEAATKAVMAGGSSFNNITSFINDMFKHAKSQSQRSY is encoded by the exons ATGATCACTAGTCTACCGGGGAATATACCAGCTCTATGGCCCAGCGATCTGATATCGTTCTACCGTGAGCAGTTCTCATCTACGAAGCGTTGCTATATGAATCATGAATGTGTAACACGGGGGACTATGTGCTTGTCAACACCTTTGAAGAATTGGAAGGGAAGAGAGGCGGCAGCGGCGCTTTCCATCAAGGGATGTCCATCTATGTCAATAGGCCCTGTGTTTCTCCCTAACTTTTTAGGAGGGGAGAACTCGACGCTGAGCAACATGTCTATGTGGGAGGAAGACGATAGTTGCTTGCACTGGTTGGATGAGCTGGCGCTGGGTCTGGAACAGAGCGGGCATGCCTTTCTGTGGGTTCTTCGCTCCGATATTGCTCAGAGGCAAGCTGTTGTTTTGCCCGAGGGATTGGAAGAGAGAACCAAAGATCGCGCCTTGTTTGTGAAATGGACACCGCAATTGAAGGTGCTTGGACATCCTTCG ATTCGCCAAAGATGTATGGATTTTAAGGACGTGGACATTGACGATGGGAGGTTGatgagaagagaagagataaaGAGTGCAGTTGTGAGTGTGATGGAGAGCGAGGAGTTGCAGAAGAAAGCCGCGGAACTGAAAGAGGCAGCAACGAAAGCAGTGATGGCGGGAGGTTCTTCTTTTAACAACATAACCAGCTTCATCAACGATATGTTCAAACATGCTAAATCACAGTCACAGCGGTCTTactaa